The following coding sequences lie in one Fusarium poae strain DAOMC 252244 chromosome 1, whole genome shotgun sequence genomic window:
- a CDS encoding hypothetical protein (BUSCO:15719at5125): MNQSAVYTPLESLFLFQSLLTQGADPGAFARISEQLKDNPLIKDGVTYDPARLKPDALQHRFLQLFGEELRGDSEKDSADNPAASPNTQKRRLESPPLPTFKDVYDNAEKVQPLIHRLWQQYSAKIVDHIREDEQKIDALQKDIHFLERTARERRARAASQNGTPVLAARDQKSSIPSNGPTPPPAATTSAATPVRKGPTPQTPVLPPKPPVSHSNQPSVAPPSHLPAGTTPIRPSPSPNPPTANGSVLQPPPGVPQTGPRPLQTSQPPKQTLTPRPEAGAKPKDGTAVSQNSSQGAALKWEKPYQPLQTHTPPPRQLQSPLAQGPIAPPPAQQHPQQQQYSQAHAQYPQQAQQQQQWYPQPTAQFSPKPGAQPLASHPQTPQPAQVQPRPQPVAPQPPQIQPQQQGQQVQQQQRPQPHIQAQQQPRTPQTQHNTPIQNTQQSQKSHTPTPAQLAQTQQSQQTPQIPIPQQQQFKPRPTPVKPGLAPPQHAGQIPPPLQPAPPRSSVDLSGGQTLQTRPSSTTPVPHPRPVQSSQGQAQHARPIVSASPTPPVGSAGSIAPPQQRRPSGYQLQQPQHASPAGSSASQGSKTENKSQSSQNTPQHPVPGALGHIIRQALSTPAKRLTTPPGPRTPTSTSAQLLLQGFGTKWAPQSTPSTPGPGHVIAAPQSPAFEPVSPPSKNATLPSSAASTPKPKKQAPKAHPKIEQSVMKPRRTPFPKAKDRRVSSTPSVSRSRRSQSVVSHPDEQATQASETAPRIKDEDATPRPTEETGDTTADESVPGRTQIMTPGSVSSRLHKRKRQGSPPDLPPETSQVLWTRGFTKVSSSALDQISSHRDANMFATRLREKDAPNYRQIVLQPQDITSIRSAIKHGNKAAVQAAANLPGGDPGTAHVWLPMSEELVPPKGIINSAQLERELVHMFCNAIMYNADPDRGPGPAFMKRSQEEEEEIVGYRLDENGVVKNTRSMFVEVEKLLGDLRSAEKERSAPPPSARPASVATPAEETGDDDDDNGERETGAVKRRRIGGRG; the protein is encoded by the coding sequence ATGAATCAATCAGCCGTATACACGCCCCTCGAGTCGCTGTTCCTATTCCAGTCGTTATTGACTCAAGGCGCTGACCCTGGGGCCTTCGCGCGTATCTCTGAGCAGCTCAAGGACAACCCACTCATCAAAGACGGGGTCACTTATGATCCCGCACGATTAAAGCCAGATGCGCTTCAGCATCGTTTTCTACAACTGTTTGGGGAGGAGTTGAGGGGCGACTCGGAGAAGGACTCGGCCGACAATCCAGCAGCATCACCAAATACTCAAAAACGAAGACTCGAGAGCCCTCCGCTGCCGACATTCAAAGATGTGTACGACAATGCCGAAAAGGTGCAACCGCTCATCCATCGCCTTTGGCAGCAATATAGCGCTAAGATCGTTGATCACATTCGGGAGGATGAACAAAAGATCGACGCGTTGCAGAAGGATATCCATTTCTTAGAGCGAACTGCACGAGAACGGCGCGCTAGAGCCGCAAGTCAGAACGGTACACCTGTGCTTGCTGCTAGGGATCAGAAGTCTTCTATTCCGTCTAATGGGCCAACTCCACCACCTGCTGCGACGACGAGTGCGGCGACTCCTGTTCGAAAAGGACCTACACCACAGACGCCGGTGCTCCCACCAAAACCTCCAGTCTCTCACAGCAATCAGCCCAGTGTTGCACCGCCCAGCCATTTGCCTGCTGGAACGACGCCGATAAGACCTTCTCCGTCGCCAAATCCGCCCACTGCTAATGGCTCGGTGCTTCAGCCTCCCCCAGGTGTCCCTCAAACTGGACCACGCCCGCTGCAGACATCACAGCCTCCTAAGCAGACTCTAACACCTCGGCCGGAAGCTGGAGCCAAGCCGAAAGACGGTACTGCAGTTTCTCAAAATTCGTCGCAAGGAGCTGCTCTTAAGTGGGAGAAGCCTTATCAACCGCTACAGACTCACacgcctcctcctcgacagCTTCAGTCACCCCTTGCTCAAGGGCCAATAGCTCCACCTCCAGCACAACAGCATCCACAACAGCAGCAGTATTCACAAGCCCATGCACAATACCCTCAACAGgcgcagcaacaacagcaatggtATCCTCAGCCAACTGCGCAATTCTCCCCGAAGCCTGGAGCTCAGCCGCTCGCTTCCCATCCTCAAACGCCTCAGCCTGCTCAGGTTCAGCCTAGACCACAACCTGTTGCTCCGCAGCCACCTCAGATCCAACCACAGCAACAGGGTCAGCAAgtccaacagcagcaacggCCACAACCTCACATTCAAGCACAGCAACAACCACGCACTCCCCAGACCCAGCACAATACACCGATACAGAACACGCAACAGAGTCAGAAATCTCATACACCTACGCCAGCACAACTCGCCCAGACCCAGCAGTCTCAGCAAACCCCTCAAATCCCTATccctcagcaacagcaattCAAGCCTCGGCCAACTCCTGTAAAGCCAGGACTGGCGCCGCCTCAACATGCTGGCCAAATACCACCACCATTGCAGCCAGCGCCGCCACGATCGTCGGTAGACTTAAGTGGAGGCCAGACGCTTCAGACCCGGCCATCTTCAACCACACCTGTGCCACATCCGCGTCCCGTCCAGTCATCCCAGGGGCAAGCCCAACATGCTCGACCGATTGTTTCAGCTTCGCCAACTCCCCCTGTGGGAAGCGCAGGTTCGATAGCACCGCCCCAACAGCGCCGGCCCTCAGGTTACCAGCTCCAACAACCTCAGCATGCGTCGCCAGCAGGCTCATCTGCTTCCCAGGGCTCAAAAACAGAGAACAAGAGCCAATCTTCGCAAAATACCCCCCAGCATCCGGTACCTGGTGCTTTGGGACACATTATTCGACAAGCCTTGAGCACTCCGGCGAAGAGGCTTACGACACCACCTGGACCACGCACTCCTACTTCGACCTCGGCccaacttcttcttcaaggatTTGGAACAAAATGGGCGCCGCAGTCGACTCCATCGACCCCTGGCCCTGGCCATGTGATTGCTGCTCCTCAAAGTCCGGCTTTCGAGCCGGTCAGCCCGCCTTCAAAGAACGCCACTCTGCCTAGTTCTGCTGCATCCACGCCAAAACCTAAGAAGCAAGCGCCCAAAGCACATCCGAAGATTGAACAGTCGGTGATGAAACCCCGCCGAACTCCCTTCCCCAAGGCGAAAGACCGAAGGGTCAGTTCTACTCCTTCAGTCAGTCGGTCAAGGCGAAGCCAGTCTGTCGTGTCTCACCCCGATGAGCAAGCGACGCAGGCTAGCGAAACAGCACCCAGAATCAAGGATGAGGATGCCACACCTCGGCCCACTGAGGAGACTGGCGATACTACTGCTGACGAAAGCGTCCCTGGTCGGACCCAGATTATGACGCCCGGGAGTGTCTCTTCGCGCCTTCACAAGCGAAAACGACAAGGTTCACCTCCTGACTTACCGCCCGAAACTTCCCAGGTTCTGTGGACTCGAGGGTTTACAAAGGTGTCATCATCTGCTCTTGATCAAATCTCGAGCCACCGAGACGCCAACATGTTTGCTACTAGACTTCGGGAGAAGGATGCACCCAACTATCGCCAGATTGTATTGCAGCCCCAGGATATAACATCTATTCGGTCTGCTATCAAGCATGGAAACAAGGCGGCTGTTCAAGCTGCTGCAAACCTCCCTGGTGGTGACCCTGGCACTGCGCATGTGTGGTTGCCTATGTCTGAAGAGCTTGTCCCGCCCAAAGGTATCATAAACAGCGCCCAGCTCGAACGTGAACTGGTCCACATGTTCTGCAACGCTATCATGTACAACGCCGACCCTGATCGTGGTCCCGGACCAGCCTTTATGAAACGGTCtcaggaagaggaggaggagataGTGGGCTACCGCCTCGATGAGAACGGCGTTGTGAAAAACACTCGCAGCATGTTCGTAGAGGTCGAGAAGCTACTAGGCGATTTGCGAAGCGCAGAAAAGGAGCGCAGCGCACCACCGCCGTCTGCTCGCCCGGCCAGCGTCGCTACACCCGCCGAAGAAACGggtgacgacgatgacgataaTGGGGAGCGTGAGACTGGAGCTGTCAAGAGACGTCGCATTGGAGGCAGGGGCTAA
- the GPI3 gene encoding Phosphatidylinositol N-acetylglucosaminyltransferase gpi3 subunit (TransMembrane:1 (i436-459o)~BUSCO:15255at5125~CAZy:GT4), which produces MTRRTYNIAMVSDFFFPQPGGIESHIYQLATKLVDRGHKVIIITHAYDDRKGIRYLTNGVKVYHVPFLVIYRAATFPTVFSFFPIFRNICIRERIEIVHGHGSLSSLCHEAILHARTMGLRTVFTDHSLFGFADAGTILTNKLMKFILSDVDHSICVSHTCKENTVLRASLDPVMVSVIPNAVVAENFRPKDVPALPSPLSTSFNPEATLYPPPQRIGPRDTITIVVISRLFYNKGTDLLIASIPRVLENHPNTRFIIAGSGPKAIDLEQMIETNVLQDRVEMLGPIRHEEVRDVMVRGHIYLHPSLTEAFGTVIVEAASCGLYVVCTAVGGIPEVLPSHMTTFAKPEEDDVVLATSKAISAIRAGKIRTEKFHEQVKKMYSWQNVAMRTERVYDGISGTIPEDEFYGVDTSGYGSRIRNFALIDRLKRYYGCGIWAGKLFCLCCVVDYLFFLFLEWWFPRDNIDICPDWPRKRPADDDASSKKGAQSNRSSTSQGVSKLE; this is translated from the exons ATGACACGCCGCACATATAACATCGCCATGGTTAGcgacttcttcttcccgcAACCAGGAGGCATCGAATCTCATATCTACCAACTGGCCACAAAGCTCGTCGACCGCGGTCACAAGGTCATTATTATCACACACGCCTACGATGATCGCAAGGGCATCCGCTACCTCACCAACGGCGTCAAGGTCTACCACGTTCCCTTCCTCGTCATCTACCGCGCCGCCACTTTCCCCACCGTCTTCTCATTCTTTCCCATCTTCAGAAACATATGCATCCGCGAGCGCATTGAGATTGTTCATGGCCATGGAAGTCTCAGCAGTCTTTGCCACGAGGCCATCTTGCATGCTCGCACAATGGGCTTGAGAACCGTCTTCACCGATCACTCTCTCTTTGGGTTTGCAGATGCGGGCACCATTCTCACTAACAAGCTCATGAAATTCATTTTGAGTGATGTTGACCACAGTATCTGTGTGAGCCATACCTG CAAAGAGAACACAGTGCTTCGTGCATCTCTTGACCCAGTCATGGTCTCAGTCATACCCAACGCTGTCGTCGCCGAAAACTTCCGCCCAAAAGATGTTCCCGCGTTACCATCTCCTCTATCAACGTCTTTtaaccctgaagcaactctCTATCCTCCACCACAGCGAATTGGCCCTCGCGACACCATCACTATTGTCGTAATTTCCCGTCTCTTCTATAACAAGGGTACGGATCTCCTTATCGCCTCTATCCCACGTGTGCTTGAGAATCACCCCAACACACGCTTCATCATCGCAGGTTCCGGTCCTAAAGCCATAGATCTCGAGCAAATGATCGAAACAAACGTCCTTCAAGACCGTGTCGAAATGCTTGGTCCCATCCGCCACGAAGAAGTGCGCGATGTCATGGTTCGCGGTCACATCTACCTGCATCCCTCTCTCACCGAGGCTTTTGGAACTGTCATTGTCGAGGCTGCCAGTTGTGGGCTCTACGTCGTGTGTACTGCGGTCGGCGGTATCCCTGAAGTTCTCCCCTCGCATATGACAACCTTTGCCAAaccagaagaagatgacgtCGTTCTCGCCACAAGCAAAGCAATCAGCGCAATACGCGCGGGCAAGATTCGCACCGAGAAATTCCATGAACAAGTAAAGAAGATGTACTCATGGCAGAATGTCGCCATGCGCACGGAGCGTGTTTACGATGGCATATCAGGAACCATTCCCGAAGACGAGTTCTACGGTGTTGATACTTCAGGCTACGGCAGCCGCATCCGGAACTTCGCTCTCATCGATCGCCTGAAACGTTATTACGGCTGTGGTATCTGGGCTGGCAAATTGTTTTGTCTTTGCTGTGTTGTAGACTACCTCTTCTTTCTGTTCCTCGAGTGGTGGTTCCCAAGGGACAATATTGATATCTGTCCTGACTGGCCTCGTAAGCGACCTGCCGACGACGATGCTAGCTCCAAAAAGGGTGCACAAAGTAATCGGTCAAGCACATCTCAAGGGGTTTCCAAGCTGGAATAA
- a CDS encoding hypothetical protein (TransMembrane:3 (n5-15c19/20o29-51i72-93o173-195i)), with protein MIHPTVLYLTLSLALLVIAVIVHVRSSNLSLAISPAVSIITIILPIVGFLNTACYPSFRRTTKSSPSRVAQLGPLVVQVLQALITTILATLLLERAVPSNVTNCIMENQWMTMFRAHDAGGIRRIQDAFDCCGLNSVRDRAYPFPGTAPSNCAATYGRRTACREPWQGALQTMALADFAVVIGVGLIQMMGLFVVREGGNWRNVWGINHSRERSQHHESRRPLLIDRERDVVEEEETTPERPERESQGYGGLDANESGPRVVPSSVAERNNWTDD; from the exons ATGATTCATCCCACAGTGTTGTACTTGACA CTCAGCCTTGCGCTTCTGGTCATCGCAGT AATCGTTCATGTCCGTAGCTCAAATCTATCTCTCGCCATCTCCCCGGCCGTCTCTATCATTACGATCATTCTCCCTATCGTCGGATTCCTCAACACAGCATGCTATCCTAGCTTCCGCCGCACTACCAAGTCCTCTCCAAGCCGTGTAGCTCAGCTTGGTCCCTTGGTCGTCCAAGTCCTGCAGGCACTCATCACTACCATCCTCGCAACACTACTCCTCGAGCGTGCAGTACCGTCCAATGTAACGAATTGCATAATGGAAAATCAATGGATGACCATGTTTCGTGCCCACGATGCAGGCGGTATACGCAGAATTCAGGATGCTTTTGACTGCTGCGGGCTGAACTCGGTTCGTGACCGGGCGTATCCATTCCCTGGTACAGCGCCGAGCAACTGTGCTGCAACTTATGGACGGAGAACAGCCTGTCGTGAACCATGGCAGGGAGCTTTGCAGACCATGGCACTGGCAGATTTTGCTGTTGTCATAGGTGTTGGACTGATACAA ATGATGGGTCTGTTCGTCGTCAGGGAAGGTGGAAACTGGCGCAATGTCTGGGGTATAAATCATTCCAGAGAAAGGAGCCAGCACCACGAAAGCCGTCGACCGCTACTAATTGACAGAGAAAGAGATGTCgtcgaggaggaagagactACACCTGAGCGGCCAGAAAGGGAGTCCCAGGGTTATGGAGGTCTGGATGCGAACGAGTCTGGCCCTAGAGTTGTACCTTCGTCTGTTGCGGAGCGAAACAACTGGACTGACGATTGA
- a CDS encoding hypothetical protein (TransMembrane:2 (i92-113o133-156i)~BUSCO:48950at5125) — protein sequence MNKEHTREISYYLRHYTRLSASAASSPVLKDIELNGMTIKSDDGKEHFVPFTPPLASWAEVKDRIVEMANTAREALGLSDVIITAYTPPEGFGIFVTGAVLFYFFCEASLPWIQPGSRVWELLNEGFPGGASFFHWLVNTIFWPVVGIHAVECFFFDRKLQRHGVERFSGQWWLWLTNCFFEGFPAFKRVDGIVARKQDKSDKTQ from the coding sequence ATGAACAAGGAACACACCAGGGAGATCTCCTATTACCTCCGCCATTACACCCGCCTCTCTGCCTCGGCCGCTTCGTCCCCGGTCCTCAAAGACATTGAGCTAAATGGAATGACTATCAAGTCTGACGATGGGAAGGAACACTTTGTTCCTTTCACACCTCCCCTCGCCAGCTGGGCTGAGGTGAAGGACCGCATTGTCGAAATGGCCAACACGGCTCGAGAGGCATTGGGTCTTAGCGACGTCATCATCACAGCCTACACACCACCAGAGGGCTTTGGAATTTTTGTCACTGGTGCTGTTCTATTTTACTTCTTCTGCGAGGCCTCATTACCATGGATCCAGCCCGGCTCGCGTGTCTGGGAACTGTTGAACGAGGGCTTTCCCGGAGGagccagcttcttccactggCTGGTCAACACCATCTTCTGGCCTGTTGTTGGCATCCACGCTGTCGAGTGTTTCTTCTTTGACAGGAAGCTGCAGAGACATGGCGTTGAGAGGTTCTCTGGACAGTGGTGGCTCTGGCTTACCAATTGTTTCTTTGAAGGATTCCCGGCTTTCAAGCGCGTGGATGGGATCGTGGCCCGCAAGCAGGACAAGAGTGACAAGACACAGTAA
- a CDS encoding hypothetical protein (TransMembrane:1 (o20-38i)), giving the protein MSIPTLSASAILKDSDYPSYPLHFFIAIGNLGTLQFLLNKASLDTINESDDKWGAPLHIAVHLDNIRGIPYGCSELRYLEDPKLWGRVVQSDLTPLHVAARVGAMTVDKYIPIRSV; this is encoded by the exons ATGTCTATTCCGACTCTTAGTGCTTCTGCTATACTCAAGGATAGTGATTATCCTTCGTACCCTTTGCATTTCTTCATTGCTATTGGTAATCTCGGGACGCTTCAATTCTTGCTCAACAAAGCATCTCTTGATACTATCAACGAATCTGATGACAAATGGGGAGCACCATTACATATAGCAGTACATCTCGATAACATACGAGGCATCCCATATGGTTGTTCGGAATTGCGCTATCTTGAAGACCCTAAGCTATGGGGCAGAGTCGTCCAGTCTGATCTCACACCGTTACACGTTGCCGCCCGTGTTGGTGCGATGACTGTT GATAAGTACATTCCCATTCGTTCCGTTTGA